gcggtaggtaatggcggaattcgaattaggcaatgccgcatgagcgcaactacacagcaccattacatatggggacagcagaagacacaacgagactcccgattttggatacattgaaattatctgtaaaaaataatataaatctataaagtagtacagcacTTAACTTTTCGGCAACTTAGttacgaaccccctctagagaaatcctgcgtacgcccctgtaTGGTGCTTTACTATTGATCCAACCTGCAGGTGCAAGCGTGGGTTTGATCCCAATCCTGACACCATTCCCACTCCTGACACCGTGTAGCGTTACGATACCGGGTTAGGACGACTGAGGTGGTTATAACACAACGTTAGCTAGTACATTCTATTGCAAAGCGTACAACGCTAACCGGTAAAGTCTCCCAAAAGGACCGACCATGGACGTGTATTATTGACGTCCTAGAGTACCATGTGCATGCAAATTAGATCACACTACAATATAAATGATTTTATAGCTGTAGTAGGTTGACATGCGAGGACGTGGGTCCGGTTGCGCGTGCGCGGTTTAGCTCTGAGTTGGCGGTTGTCTAATAACACTTGAGTAGAGTTActacattggcgacgaggtCAGCGAACCAATCGTGAGGTATGTCCACTGTAGTGGGTGCCGTCGGTCCCTTTGAGGGAAATCAAGAGGAGTGGATGCATTACGTGGAGCGCGTGAAGTTCTTCTGCGTAGCCAACGGGATCACTGACACAGAGCGCAAGAAAGCGGTATTGTTGAGCGTATGTGGAGTGCAAACGTATAAGCTGATTCGCAACCTGTTGGCGCCTGGCAAGCCGGAAGACGCGGAGTATGACGACATCGTAGCAAAGGTCAAAGATCACGTGAACCCGAAGCCGTCCACTGTTGTTCAACGCTTCCGCTTCAACAGTAGATCACAGAAGCCAGGGGAATCAGTAGTGCAGTTTATGGCTGAACTGCGCCGTTTTTCCACGGATTGTGACTTTGGAGACACACTAGCTGACATGCTAAGGGACAGGTTGGTGTGCGGAGTGAGTGATGGGAGGATCCAACGGAGACTGCTGCAAGAAAAGGAACTCACGTTTGACAAAGCACTGAGTTTAGCCAGAGCGATGGAGACAGCTGCACTGAATGCAGAGGAGATTCAGAGACCGACTGGTGACAGCGTAGAAGGAGAGGTACACAAAATGCAGGAAACCAAGCCCAGTCTACCTAAGATGAAGTGTTTCCGGTGCCTTGGATTCCACCCACCAAACAGTTGTTATGCTCAGAGGATGCAGTGCCATAAGTGCAAGAAGGTTGGACACCTCGCTCGAGCATGTCGAGGCCAGCGACAGCCAGGCCAGGCAAGGAATGAAATAGCTGCCCAATCTCCTGTGACGAAAACACATCGAGTTGAAACCACACCTCTCACACCCAAAGCCCAACAAGCAGTGGAAGAAGGGCAAAGCGATGATGGAGTTGAAggaatgtatacagtatacgTTGTGGGTAAGGAGTGTCAGAATGAACCACTAGCAGTGACGGTTCATATCAACAAGAAAGCAGTACAGATGGAAGTTGATACTGGAGCATCAGTGTCAATTGTAAGTGAGAGCACTTACAAGAAACTGTGGAAGAGGCAAGAGTTGCCTGGTTTACGACGACCACAAGTGAGGTTGCATACTTACTCTGGGGAACCATTGACAGTGTTGGGAGAGCTGGATGTCCGAGTGCGGACTCAAAATCAGATTGCAACGCTACCACTAATAGTGGTGCGTAATGATGGACCCAATCTACTGGGAAGGAACTGGATGAAGTCACTCGTATTACCATGGCATGAAATGTTACAGAAGGGACACATCAAGTCCATTGGTACAGAGACGTCCTGCACAGAGTTGCTGAAGAGGTTTGATGGTGTGTTTGAAGAAGGGATTGGTGAGTTGAAAGGAACGATGGCTGCTGTCAAAGTGAAAGAGGGCAGTGCAGCGCGATTTTTCAAGCCGAGACCAGTACCATATGCCTACCGGGCGAAGGTAGAACATGAGCTAAAGCGACTAGAAGCTGAGGGCATAATTGAACCGGTTCGATTTGCCAACTGGGCGGCTCCCATTGTCCCCATATTGAAAGCTGACGGCTCCATTAGGATCTGTGGTGATTATCGACTCACGGTTAACCAGGTGGCAGAGACTGAGAAGTACCCATTACCAAGAGTGGAAGACATTTTTGCTTTGTTGGCTGGGGGACAGACATTTACAAAGCTCGATCTTAGTCATGCATATCAACAAGTGAAACTGGAAGAACAGTCCAAGCAATACCTGGTCATTAACACCCACTTGGGATTGTTTCAGTATAACAGGCTGCCGTTTGGAGTAGCAGCTGCACCAGCGATCTTCCAGAGGATAATGGATTGTCTGTTGCAGGGAATTCCAGGAACAGTGGTCTACCTAGATGATATTCTCATCACGGGTCGATCACAGGAGGAACATCTAAGGAACTTAGAAGCTGTGTTGAGCCGATTGGCAGGAGCAAGAATTCGGTTGAAAAGACAGAAGTGTTCCTTCTTGAAAAAGGAGATACAGTATTTAGGACATCGGATTGACAGCAAGGGAATTTACCCAACGGATGAGAAAGTCCAGGCTGTTCGAGCAGCGCCAGAACCCACCGACGTGGGCCAACTACGAGCCTATTTAGGGCTAATTAACTACTACGGCCGATTCCTACCAGGCCTAGCAAAGACCTTGGCGCCCTTGTACAAGCTCCTTCGTCAAGGAATGAACTGGAGATGGGGTGAAGAAGAAAAGACGGCATTCAGATGTTCAAAGGCAGCATTACAGTCAGATAAGCTACTAGTTCATTACGATCCGAGGATACCTTTGTCGCTTGCCTGTGATGCTTCACCGGTAGGGATAGGAGCCGTGTTGTCACATCAGTACCCGGATGGTGGGGAAAGACCGATTGCCTACGCGTCCCGTTCTTTGACCAAGGCGGAACAAGGATATGCACAGATCGACAGGGAAGCATTGTCAGTGGTGTTTGGGGTTAAACGGTTTCGACAGTACGTGTTTGGACACCAGTTTACCATTTTTACCGACCATAAACCACTGCTCACCTTATTGGGGGAGAACAGAGGCGTACCAGCAATGTGCTCCGGACGAGTGCAACGTTGGTCACTGATGCTGTCCAGTTATCAGTATACAATGACGTATCGACCCGGATCGTTAAATAGCAATGCAGATGGGTTAAGCCGACTGCCAAGCAGTGGGGTGCCCGACGAAGAGGAAGAGCCTGTGGAGGCTGTGCTGGCATTGCAGACACTGAGTTCATCGTCAACCAAACCAATCACCGCAGTCCAGATACGACGGGGGACTGAGAGAGACCCAGTGTTATCCCAAGTGCGTCAGTATACACTGACTGGATGGCCAAGTGTTGTGGAACGAGCTGATATCCGGCCGTACTTTAACCGACGCTACGAGCTAAGCGTTTCAGGTGGCTGTGTGTTTTGGGGAGGACGCGTGGTAGTACCACCTCAAACACGATCATCAGTGTTAGAAGAGCTTCATGTATCACACCCAGGAGAAACAAGGATGAAGGGGCTTGCTCGAAGTTTCGTATGGTGGCCGGGCATAGACAAGGAGCTGGAGAGAGTAGTGAAAGGATGCCACACTTGTCAGGTACATCGCAAATTGCCGGCGTTGGCACCTCTGCATCCGTGggcacaagcagacagagcaTGGTCTCGCTTACACATTGATTTTGCTGGGCCGTTTCTTGGCCAGTCGTTCCTTATCGTAGTTGACGCCTATTCCAA
This window of the Corticium candelabrum chromosome 17, ooCorCand1.1, whole genome shotgun sequence genome carries:
- the LOC134192921 gene encoding uncharacterized protein K02A2.6-like, giving the protein MSTVVGAVGPFEGNQEEWMHYVERVKFFCVANGITDTERKKAVLLSVCGVQTYKLIRNLLAPGKPEDAEYDDIVAKVKDHVNPKPSTVVQRFRFNSRSQKPGESVVQFMAELRRFSTDCDFGDTLADMLRDRLVCGVSDGRIQRRLLQEKELTFDKALSLARAMETAALNAEEIQRPTGDSVEGEVHKMQETKPSLPKMKCFRCLGFHPPNSCYAQRMQCHKCKKVGHLARACRGQRQPGQARNEIAAQSPVTKTHRVETTPLTPKAQQAVEEGQSDDGVEGMYTVYVVGKECQNEPLAVTVHINKKAVQMEVDTGASVSIVSESTYKKLWKRQELPGLRRPQVRLHTYSGEPLTVLGELDVRVRTQNQIATLPLIVVRNDGPNLLGRNWMKSLVLPWHEMLQKGHIKSIGTETSCTELLKRFDGVFEEGIGELKGTMAAVKVKEGSAARFFKPRPVPYAYRAKVEHELKRLEAEGIIEPVRFANWAAPIVPILKADGSIRICGDYRLTVNQVAETEKYPLPRVEDIFALLAGGQTFTKLDLSHAYQQVKLEEQSKQYLVINTHLGLFQYNRLPFGVAAAPAIFQRIMDCLLQGIPGTVVYLDDILITGRSQEEHLRNLEAVLSRLAGARIRLKRQKCSFLKKEIQYLGHRIDSKGIYPTDEKVQAVRAAPEPTDVGQLRAYLGLINYYGRFLPGLAKTLAPLYKLLRQGMNWRWGEEEKTAFRCSKAALQSDKLLVHYDPRIPLSLACDASPVGIGAVLSHQYPDGGERPIAYASRSLTKAEQGYAQIDREALSVVFGVKRFRQYVFGHQFTIFTDHKPLLTLLGENRGVPAMCSGRVQRWSLMLSSYQYTMTYRPGSLNSNADGLSRLPSSGVPDEEEEPVEAVLALQTLSSSSTKPITAVQIRRGTERDPVLSQVRQYTLTGWPSVVERADIRPYFNRRYELSVSGGCVFWGGRVVVPPQTRSSVLEELHVSHPGETRMKGLARSFVWWPGIDKELERVVKGCHTCQVHRKLPALAPLHPWAQADRAWSRLHIDFAGPFLGQSFLIVVDAYSKWLEVDTMTSTTARVTIKKLQRLFATHGIPEIVVSDNGAAFTSAEFRQFMEGNGIKHIYSAPYHPSSNGLAERAVATFKGAMKRMNSEYGSLESKIDRFLLRYRITPHATTGEPPALLLLGRMPRSRLDLLRPDLAAYTYKKQEQQRNDHDKRSRDRTFEVGQLVYVKNFGQGTPWVMATVKERTGPLSFRVMLPDGRMLRRHQDHIRSRQLEDDPLPNGTHTDPTAPPPESNMTEELPSIEVTSEPGGSISETNGDHGGQGETVGHEATSNMEPASTGVRRSARARKAPDRLDL